A region from the Algoriphagus machipongonensis genome encodes:
- a CDS encoding phosphosulfolactate synthase, with product MNYELKNIPVRTEKPRTSGFTMAMDKGLSLRATEDFVDSCSDYVDIVKLGWATSYVTKNLTEKIAIYKEAGIPVYLGGTLFEAFIVRDQFEDYRKVLDKYGLEYCEVSDGSISLNHDRKCEYISTLAQQVTVLSEVGSKDAAKIIPPYKWIEQMQTELDAGAWKVIGEAREGGNVGLFRDSGEVRQGLVEEILTQIPEERIIWEAPIKAQQVWFIKLLGANVNLGNISPSEIIPLETIRLGLRGDTFDHFLGEVKL from the coding sequence ATGAATTATGAGCTGAAGAATATCCCTGTACGTACTGAAAAGCCGCGTACCTCGGGATTTACTATGGCCATGGACAAAGGACTTAGCCTAAGAGCTACAGAAGATTTTGTCGATAGCTGTTCTGATTATGTTGATATCGTAAAACTTGGGTGGGCAACCTCCTATGTGACGAAAAACCTCACTGAAAAAATCGCTATTTATAAGGAAGCAGGAATTCCTGTTTATTTGGGAGGTACACTTTTCGAGGCTTTCATCGTAAGAGACCAATTTGAAGATTACCGTAAAGTTTTGGATAAATATGGACTGGAATACTGCGAAGTTTCGGATGGTTCTATTTCGCTAAATCATGATCGGAAATGCGAATACATCTCAACTCTTGCACAGCAGGTAACAGTACTTTCTGAAGTAGGATCAAAAGATGCCGCAAAAATTATCCCTCCTTATAAGTGGATCGAGCAGATGCAGACGGAATTGGATGCGGGTGCTTGGAAAGTTATTGGAGAAGCCCGTGAGGGAGGAAATGTAGGTTTGTTTAGAGACTCCGGTGAAGTAAGGCAAGGACTGGTAGAGGAGATTCTAACTCAGATTCCTGAAGAGAGAATTATTTGGGAAGCTCCTATCAAAGCTCAACAAGTTTGGTTTATCAAATTACTCGGAGCGAATGTGAATTTGGGTAATATCAGCCCATCTGAAATAATTCCTTTGGAAACAATTCGTTTGGGATTAAGAGGAGATACTTTCGACCATTTCTTGGGAGAAGTTAAACTATAA
- a CDS encoding tetratricopeptide repeat protein — translation MTGDHDHDWENDKKLVERFENSLKSNLDLYFEEEELEDIIRFYFDQQKFLKALRASEFSLEKFPYSIEIKLLKAQCLIFNDELEEGLSILENINNISPNNEEILLALANAHILAGSPQDGIELLENFLPLAEDKAEVYYSLGNLYRAKGDREKASHYFKEAVKNRINHEDALFQLAMITEEDGSFDEILDFYQEFIDQDPYSAGAWYNLGVVYNRLGRYEEAIKAYDYAIIIDESFASAYFNLGNALMNTSQYELALEAYQNTINCEGANAENCCYMGAAYEKLGNIEQAFKYFKKSAKLDEEYDDAWFGLGMCMLKKEKYFEAIHYFKKAINLNKQSPNFWVGMADAEFNLGNLQASSEAYEEAINLEPGILETYINLSLIYFDQNRFEEAIDVITEGIEELPEEAELYYRMVVFQIKTGNYKEAFSYLENALTLAFDRHVVLYELMPELEKQKAMSKIIAQYREENPET, via the coding sequence ATGACTGGAGATCACGATCACGATTGGGAAAATGACAAAAAGCTTGTAGAGCGATTTGAAAATTCCCTTAAATCCAACCTGGATTTGTATTTCGAAGAGGAGGAACTTGAGGATATTATCCGGTTTTATTTTGACCAGCAAAAGTTCTTGAAAGCTCTTCGGGCATCAGAATTTTCGCTCGAAAAATTCCCTTATTCTATAGAGATTAAGCTTTTAAAAGCGCAATGCCTCATTTTTAATGATGAGCTGGAAGAGGGACTGTCTATACTTGAAAACATCAATAATATTTCTCCTAACAATGAGGAGATTTTATTGGCTTTGGCCAATGCACATATTTTGGCAGGTAGCCCACAAGACGGGATTGAATTACTGGAGAATTTTCTTCCCTTGGCTGAGGATAAAGCCGAGGTGTATTATTCCTTAGGGAACCTATACAGAGCAAAAGGAGATCGAGAGAAAGCTTCTCATTATTTTAAGGAAGCGGTGAAGAATCGAATTAACCACGAAGATGCTCTTTTTCAGTTGGCTATGATCACGGAAGAAGATGGGTCTTTCGACGAGATTTTAGATTTCTATCAGGAATTTATAGATCAAGACCCTTACAGTGCTGGAGCGTGGTATAATCTAGGGGTAGTCTATAATCGATTGGGAAGGTATGAAGAGGCTATCAAAGCTTATGATTATGCGATTATTATAGATGAGTCTTTTGCTTCTGCTTATTTCAATCTGGGAAATGCTCTGATGAACACTTCTCAATATGAATTGGCTTTGGAGGCGTATCAAAATACGATCAATTGTGAAGGAGCAAATGCTGAGAACTGCTGCTACATGGGAGCAGCCTATGAGAAGTTGGGAAATATCGAGCAAGCCTTTAAATATTTCAAAAAATCGGCAAAACTAGATGAAGAATACGACGATGCCTGGTTTGGATTAGGCATGTGTATGCTAAAAAAAGAAAAATATTTTGAGGCCATTCACTATTTTAAGAAGGCCATCAATCTAAATAAACAAAGCCCCAATTTCTGGGTGGGCATGGCTGATGCAGAGTTTAATCTAGGGAATTTACAAGCTAGTTCGGAAGCTTATGAAGAAGCTATCAACCTGGAACCCGGCATTTTAGAGACTTATATCAACCTTTCTTTAATCTATTTTGACCAAAACAGATTTGAGGAAGCCATCGACGTCATCACGGAAGGAATCGAGGAACTTCCGGAAGAGGCGGAGCTGTATTATAGAATGGTCGTTTTTCAAATCAAGACAGGCAATTACAAAGAAGCGTTTTCATATTTGGAAAATGCATTAACTTTGGCCTTTGATAGGCACGTGGTTTTGTACGAATTAATGCCCGAGTTGGAGAAGCAAAAGGCTATGTCCAAAATCATTGCCCAGTACCGGGAAGAAAATCCGGAGACCTAA
- a CDS encoding NAD-dependent epimerase/dehydratase family protein, protein MKIFITGITGLLGSYVAKEFSSLGEIHGFKRPNSSTRLLDDVDFPIQWHEGTLGNVESIDHALEGMDLVIHCAGKVSFLPSEEEELYKVNVQGTRNLVNAMLYSGVKKLIHISSVSALGRSPEISEVNEDHKWVDSPWNTKYGMSKYWGELEVWRAEQEGLDLIVVNPSILLGKISDDRSSTSIYSHVLNNSSYFPKGSINYLDVRDAAKLIRLLFEKNSWGERFILNQGNMKYQEFFKKMAVAFDKKVPEKPVSMGMLKLLLFSLSVARTLGLTKSPLTKQTAMISQQDILFENQKIKDLLDFDYTPVEDTFIWAK, encoded by the coding sequence GTGAAAATTTTCATCACGGGTATAACCGGACTTTTAGGTAGCTATGTGGCCAAAGAATTTTCCTCTTTGGGAGAGATTCATGGCTTTAAAAGACCAAACTCCTCGACACGTTTGTTGGATGATGTGGATTTTCCTATTCAATGGCATGAGGGAACCTTGGGTAACGTGGAATCCATCGATCATGCATTAGAAGGAATGGATTTAGTGATCCATTGCGCTGGAAAAGTTTCCTTTTTACCAAGTGAGGAAGAGGAGCTGTATAAAGTAAACGTACAAGGTACCCGTAACTTAGTTAACGCCATGCTCTATTCAGGCGTTAAAAAGTTAATTCATATCAGTTCGGTTTCCGCGCTTGGGAGATCTCCTGAAATAAGCGAAGTAAATGAAGATCATAAATGGGTGGATTCGCCATGGAACACCAAATATGGTATGTCTAAATATTGGGGAGAACTTGAGGTATGGAGAGCGGAGCAGGAAGGTTTAGATCTGATTGTGGTAAACCCATCTATACTACTGGGAAAGATTTCTGACGATAGAAGCAGTACTTCTATTTATTCCCATGTTCTGAATAATTCAAGCTATTTCCCAAAAGGAAGCATTAATTACCTTGACGTTCGGGATGCAGCAAAGTTAATTAGGCTCTTATTTGAGAAAAATAGCTGGGGTGAGCGATTTATTTTGAATCAGGGAAATATGAAGTACCAAGAATTTTTTAAAAAAATGGCAGTGGCATTTGACAAAAAGGTGCCCGAAAAGCCTGTTTCCATGGGCATGTTGAAATTATTACTTTTTAGTTTAAGCGTAGCAAGAACACTAGGCTTGACCAAAAGTCCATTGACGAAGCAAACGGCCATGATTTCGCAACAAGACATTCTTTTTGAAAATCAAAAAATAAAAGACTTGTTGGACTTTGATTATACCCCTGTAGAGGACACCTTTATTTGGGCAAAGTAA
- a CDS encoding tyrosine-protein phosphatase, protein MGLFDIFKKKEVVYEDLDLGWMQVDMHSHLIPGIDDGSKSMEESLSLIRRLSDFGLRKIITTPHIMSEYYRNTPEIIRMGLEDLRNSLKKEGIDIEIDAAAEYYMDEIFLEKIKNGEEMLTINGNHLLVETGFINKPQMLLETFFQMEMSGYKPIFAHPERYQYLLGDKKLLEDLVDRQIYFQINLLSLTGFYSKPVKDFAEMLLERGLVKFFGTDCHNPRYLDMLETLPRSKSYDKIREIKILNTEL, encoded by the coding sequence ATGGGACTGTTTGATATTTTCAAAAAGAAAGAAGTTGTATACGAAGACTTAGATCTTGGCTGGATGCAGGTGGATATGCATTCACATTTGATTCCAGGGATAGACGACGGTTCAAAGTCTATGGAGGAATCGTTGAGTTTAATTCGTCGACTTTCAGATTTTGGTCTACGGAAAATCATCACCACACCTCATATCATGTCTGAATATTACCGGAATACTCCCGAGATTATTCGAATGGGACTTGAGGACTTGCGCAATTCCCTTAAAAAGGAAGGAATTGATATAGAAATTGATGCCGCTGCAGAGTATTATATGGATGAGATTTTTCTAGAAAAAATCAAAAACGGGGAAGAAATGCTGACGATCAACGGTAACCATCTCTTGGTGGAAACCGGGTTTATCAACAAACCTCAAATGCTTCTTGAGACCTTTTTCCAAATGGAAATGTCAGGGTACAAGCCGATTTTTGCTCACCCTGAGCGTTACCAATACCTTTTGGGAGATAAAAAACTATTGGAAGATTTAGTGGATCGACAAATCTATTTTCAGATCAATTTGCTTTCCTTGACAGGTTTTTATTCCAAACCGGTTAAAGACTTTGCCGAAATGCTTTTGGAAAGAGGTTTGGTGAAATTTTTTGGTACTGATTGCCACAATCCAAGATATCTGGACATGCTGGAAACCCTTCCTAGGTCAAAAAGCTATGATAAGATTCGCGAGATAAAAATTCTGAATACGGAACTTTAA
- the rfbC gene encoding dTDP-4-dehydrorhamnose 3,5-epimerase: MAEIRKTPISGVLEIFPKVFEDQRGYFFESFRSDWLEQHGCKENWIQDNQSFSQKGTVRGLHFQRGDHAQAKLVRVIQGKVLDVVVDLRKGSETFGAHYSTILDTEQHNLLYVPTGFAHGFSVLEDAIFVYKCSNYYHKESEGGILWNDSHLGIDWMVDNPIISEKDAQWQKLQEFKETSEGGL; encoded by the coding sequence ATGGCTGAAATTAGGAAAACACCCATCAGCGGAGTTTTAGAGATATTTCCAAAAGTTTTCGAAGATCAAAGAGGTTACTTTTTTGAATCTTTTAGGTCGGACTGGTTAGAACAACATGGTTGTAAAGAAAATTGGATTCAGGATAATCAGTCATTTTCTCAAAAAGGAACAGTTCGAGGACTGCACTTTCAGAGGGGGGATCATGCTCAGGCCAAATTAGTCAGGGTAATCCAAGGTAAAGTGTTGGATGTGGTGGTAGACCTTAGGAAAGGCTCTGAGACTTTTGGTGCCCACTACTCTACTATTTTGGACACCGAGCAGCATAATTTATTATATGTACCCACTGGATTCGCACATGGATTTTCTGTATTGGAAGATGCCATTTTTGTCTATAAATGTTCTAATTACTACCATAAAGAAAGTGAAGGAGGAATTTTATGGAACGATTCTCACTTAGGAATTGATTGGATGGTAGATAATCCGATCATTTCGGAAAAAGATGCCCAATGGCAAAAACTACAAGAATTTAAAGAAACAAGTGAAGGAGGTTTATAA
- the hflX gene encoding GTPase HflX, with translation MGKFSRKLQKLYDTAPKIDTAVLVSIVRQGQTEMEIDEHLDELAFLTETLGAKTVYRFTQKMEKPDIRTFIGSGKLDEIKAYIEHFEVDMVIFDDDLSPSQMRNLENEMKVKIYDRSLLILDIFLNRAQTAQAKTQVELARFQYLLPRLTRMWTHLERQRGGTSTRGGAGEKEIETDKRDIRNKITLLKQKLREIEKQGVTQRKGRKGIVRVALVGYTNVGKSTLMNLVTKTDILAENKLFATVDSTVRKVVLERVPFLLSDTVGFIRKLPTHLIEAFKSTLDEIREADLLVHVVDISHPNFEDHISVVNQTLREINAGDKPILLVFNKIDLVEQMPSEEAIMNMTELELEESNYLDFASLSDAYEKKTEIKPVFMAANSGLHVDEFRESLITEVKKAHRKIYPHYLEDETVDWESKAYEED, from the coding sequence ATGGGTAAATTTTCTAGAAAACTACAAAAACTATACGATACAGCTCCTAAAATTGATACTGCTGTGTTGGTAAGTATTGTCCGCCAAGGACAGACTGAAATGGAGATCGACGAGCATTTGGATGAGTTGGCCTTCTTGACAGAAACCCTTGGTGCCAAGACGGTTTATCGATTTACCCAAAAAATGGAGAAACCTGATATCCGTACTTTCATAGGTTCTGGAAAACTTGATGAAATCAAGGCATATATTGAACACTTTGAAGTAGACATGGTCATATTTGATGATGACCTATCTCCTTCCCAAATGAGAAATTTGGAAAATGAAATGAAAGTGAAAATCTATGATCGATCCTTGTTGATTTTAGATATCTTCCTAAATAGGGCACAAACGGCTCAGGCCAAAACTCAGGTAGAACTGGCAAGATTTCAGTATTTACTCCCCAGATTAACAAGAATGTGGACTCACTTGGAGCGTCAAAGAGGTGGAACCAGTACTCGTGGTGGAGCAGGTGAAAAGGAGATCGAGACTGATAAGCGTGACATCCGAAATAAAATCACTCTTTTGAAGCAAAAGCTTCGTGAAATAGAAAAACAAGGAGTAACCCAGAGAAAAGGCAGGAAAGGCATCGTGCGTGTAGCGCTGGTAGGATACACCAACGTGGGAAAAAGCACCTTGATGAACTTGGTGACAAAAACCGATATTTTGGCTGAAAATAAGCTTTTCGCAACTGTGGATTCAACAGTTAGAAAAGTGGTTTTGGAGAGAGTACCTTTCCTATTATCAGATACTGTAGGTTTTATCAGAAAACTTCCCACACACTTGATTGAGGCATTTAAATCTACTTTGGATGAGATTCGGGAAGCCGATTTATTAGTGCACGTTGTAGATATTTCTCACCCCAATTTTGAAGATCACATTTCTGTAGTGAATCAGACCTTAAGAGAGATCAATGCAGGAGACAAGCCTATTTTACTGGTATTCAACAAAATAGATTTAGTAGAACAGATGCCAAGTGAGGAGGCTATCATGAACATGACCGAATTGGAGCTGGAAGAATCAAACTACCTGGATTTTGCTTCGCTTTCGGATGCCTATGAAAAGAAAACAGAGATCAAACCTGTGTTTATGGCTGCCAATTCAGGATTACATGTGGATGAGTTCCGTGAATCCTTAATTACCGAAGTGAAGAAAGCGCATAGAAAGATCTATCCACATTATCTTGAAGATGAAACGGTTGATTGGGAGAGCAAGGCCTATGAGGAAGATTAA
- a CDS encoding PAS domain-containing sensor histidine kinase, with product MDQNSFEFERFFDISPDLLCIAGYDGYFKKINPAVKDALGYSYEELYARPIHEFIHPDDRALTAHVRSELIRDNVLLNFENRYLTKSGKVIWLAWSSQPIDDQKLVFAIAKNITLKKRHESERNALLENINKINQNLKQLSFTAAHDLRAPVNNLMELMSFINTDHVTDKETVEMLDLLKYSISNLKDTLNRYVDRLKENQTIHTTKENVNLPAVLDPILLSIKSLITSSKAKVQVDFEAFQDISFNKTCMESIFLNLLSNSIKYCNPEVTPIISIRSRFFNGTKQLIIEDNGLGIDVKKYQDQIFGMSQSFHQNEDSKGIGLYLVHNHVTSMGGKIAIESEINQGTRFIIDFENEKCLQD from the coding sequence ATGGATCAAAATTCATTTGAGTTCGAGCGTTTTTTTGACATTTCCCCAGACCTACTTTGCATTGCTGGCTATGATGGATATTTCAAGAAAATAAATCCTGCTGTCAAAGATGCCTTAGGTTATTCTTATGAAGAATTATATGCTCGGCCAATTCATGAGTTTATCCATCCTGATGATAGAGCCCTTACCGCGCATGTTCGCTCGGAATTGATTCGGGATAATGTTCTTTTAAATTTTGAGAACCGATATTTAACTAAATCCGGTAAGGTTATTTGGTTAGCCTGGAGCTCCCAACCTATTGATGATCAAAAGCTTGTATTTGCAATAGCTAAAAACATTACCCTCAAAAAAAGACATGAATCTGAGAGAAATGCATTGTTGGAAAACATTAACAAGATCAATCAAAATCTAAAACAATTGAGCTTTACTGCAGCTCACGATTTAAGAGCTCCTGTTAATAATTTAATGGAGCTTATGAGTTTCATCAACACGGATCATGTGACTGATAAAGAAACAGTGGAAATGCTCGATTTATTAAAGTATTCCATTTCTAATTTAAAAGATACGCTTAACAGATATGTGGACCGATTAAAGGAAAATCAAACTATCCATACTACCAAAGAAAACGTCAATTTACCTGCTGTTTTAGATCCCATTTTACTTTCCATCAAGTCCTTGATTACTTCTTCAAAAGCTAAAGTTCAAGTGGATTTTGAAGCATTTCAAGATATTAGTTTTAATAAAACATGCATGGAGAGCATCTTCTTAAATTTACTTTCTAATTCAATTAAATATTGTAATCCCGAGGTAACTCCTATTATTTCAATTCGATCAAGATTTTTTAATGGAACTAAGCAATTGATCATTGAAGACAATGGACTTGGGATCGATGTAAAAAAGTACCAAGACCAAATTTTTGGAATGAGTCAAAGCTTTCATCAAAATGAAGATAGCAAGGGAATAGGTCTTTATTTAGTCCATAATCATGTGACTTCCATGGGAGGAAAAATAGCGATCGAAAGTGAGATTAACCAAGGCACCCGATTTATCATAGATTTTGAAAATGAAAAATGCCTCCAAGATTGA
- the metE gene encoding 5-methyltetrahydropteroyltriglutamate--homocysteine S-methyltransferase: MQTHNLGYPRIGGNRELKKACEGYWSGKISLHELQSAGESVRRNNWEVQKEAGIDLIPSNDFSFYDQVLDLSMTVGAIPERYHEVILKKGNNELDLYFAMARGYQKDGLDITAMEMTKWFDTNYHYIVPEFKKDQQFKLFSTKVIQEYIEAKNQGLITKPVLIGPVSFLLLGKEKETGFDRIDLIKNILPVYLEVLKKLEDNHVEWVQFDEPFLAMDLNDKEKDALVYTYGEIRKAFPDLKILLANYFDCFGANLKTALSLPVDTFHLDLVRCPSQLDDILESGLLKKRKSLSLGLVDGRNIWKNDYLKSQKLIEKAINAIGSDRIFIAPSCSLLHAPIDLELEDEKGLSAEVKDWLAFAKQKLQEVKELGTLTEEKLAKNQASIQSRNKSKLIHKNEVKERIAGLPESIDQRKSPFSIRQQKQKMALNLPLFPTTTIGSFPQTTEVRSWRAKFKKGVLSKSQYNKNLESETIKAIQWQEAIGLDVLVHGEFERNDMVEYFGEQLDGFLFTKNGWVQSYGSRCVKPPIIYGDVSRPSKMTVDWTSFAQSQTEKLVKGMLTGPVTILQWSFVRDDQPRKDTCNQIALAIRDEVIDLEKAGIKIIQIDEPAIREGLPLRKSDWQSYLDWAVKAFRISASGVQDETQIHTHMCYSEFNDIIENIAAMDADVITIECSRSQMELLDAFGEFNYPNEIGPGVYDIHSPRVPARNEMYALLEKAVQVIPESQLWVNPDCGLKTRGWEETKSALIEMVSAAKLLRESISEPIG, from the coding sequence ATGCAAACGCACAATCTTGGCTACCCGCGAATTGGTGGCAACAGAGAACTCAAAAAAGCCTGTGAGGGCTATTGGTCCGGTAAAATTTCCTTACACGAGCTCCAATCAGCAGGTGAATCTGTTCGGAGGAACAACTGGGAAGTTCAAAAGGAGGCTGGAATTGATCTAATCCCCTCCAATGATTTTTCATTTTATGATCAGGTTTTAGACCTTTCTATGACAGTAGGAGCAATTCCAGAGCGATATCATGAAGTGATTTTAAAGAAGGGAAACAATGAGTTAGATCTTTATTTTGCCATGGCCAGAGGCTATCAGAAAGATGGTCTGGATATCACAGCGATGGAAATGACCAAGTGGTTTGATACAAACTACCATTACATCGTTCCGGAATTTAAAAAAGATCAGCAATTCAAGCTTTTTTCTACTAAAGTGATTCAGGAATACATTGAGGCCAAAAATCAAGGGCTGATTACCAAACCTGTTCTGATAGGTCCGGTGTCATTTTTATTACTTGGAAAGGAAAAGGAAACGGGTTTCGATCGAATTGACCTAATTAAAAACATTTTACCAGTTTATCTGGAGGTTCTCAAAAAGCTTGAAGATAACCATGTAGAATGGGTACAGTTTGATGAGCCATTTTTAGCGATGGACTTAAATGATAAAGAAAAAGATGCTTTAGTGTATACCTATGGCGAGATAAGAAAGGCTTTTCCTGACCTAAAAATCTTATTGGCCAATTATTTTGATTGCTTTGGGGCAAACCTAAAAACAGCACTTTCTCTTCCTGTGGATACCTTCCATCTGGATTTAGTCAGGTGCCCATCTCAGCTGGATGATATCTTAGAATCTGGATTATTAAAAAAGCGAAAATCTCTCTCCTTAGGTTTGGTAGATGGGAGAAATATCTGGAAAAATGATTATTTGAAATCTCAAAAACTCATTGAAAAAGCAATAAATGCCATAGGTTCAGATCGAATATTCATTGCTCCCTCTTGTTCCTTGCTTCATGCTCCCATAGATCTGGAATTGGAAGATGAGAAGGGGTTGTCTGCAGAAGTAAAAGACTGGTTAGCATTTGCTAAACAGAAGCTCCAAGAGGTAAAAGAGCTAGGTACTCTTACAGAGGAAAAATTAGCTAAAAATCAAGCATCCATCCAAAGCAGAAATAAATCTAAACTAATCCACAAAAATGAGGTAAAAGAGAGAATTGCGGGATTGCCTGAAAGTATTGATCAGAGAAAAAGTCCTTTTTCTATTCGACAGCAAAAGCAAAAAATGGCCTTAAACCTTCCTCTTTTTCCTACCACGACCATAGGTTCTTTTCCACAGACGACGGAAGTGCGATCATGGAGAGCTAAATTCAAAAAAGGGGTATTGTCCAAAAGTCAATACAATAAGAATTTGGAGTCTGAGACGATCAAAGCCATTCAGTGGCAAGAAGCTATTGGTTTGGATGTTTTGGTACATGGTGAGTTTGAGCGAAACGACATGGTGGAGTACTTTGGAGAGCAACTGGATGGGTTTTTATTTACCAAAAATGGTTGGGTTCAGAGTTATGGTAGCCGATGTGTGAAACCTCCGATTATTTATGGGGATGTTTCCAGGCCTTCTAAGATGACTGTTGACTGGACCAGCTTTGCACAAAGTCAAACAGAAAAGCTTGTTAAAGGAATGTTGACTGGGCCCGTGACAATTTTGCAATGGAGTTTTGTAAGAGATGATCAACCAAGAAAAGATACTTGTAATCAAATTGCCTTGGCGATCCGGGATGAAGTGATTGATTTGGAAAAAGCAGGAATAAAAATCATTCAGATCGATGAACCCGCGATTCGAGAAGGACTTCCATTGAGGAAATCTGATTGGCAAAGTTATTTGGACTGGGCAGTCAAAGCATTTCGAATTTCTGCTTCTGGGGTTCAAGATGAGACCCAAATACACACGCATATGTGCTATTCGGAGTTCAATGACATTATCGAAAACATAGCAGCGATGGATGCTGATGTCATCACGATTGAATGTTCAAGATCGCAAATGGAATTGTTGGATGCCTTTGGGGAATTTAACTATCCAAATGAGATTGGTCCTGGTGTTTATGATATTCATTCACCCAGGGTGCCGGCAAGAAATGAAATGTATGCTTTATTGGAAAAAGCAGTACAAGTAATTCCAGAAAGTCAATTGTGGGTAAATCCAGATTGTGGGCTAAAAACCCGAGGATGGGAAGAAACCAAAAGTGCTTTGATAGAAATGGTTTCTGCAGCAAAACTGCTTCGAGAATCTATTTCTGAGCCTATTGGCTAA
- a CDS encoding DUF1304 domain-containing protein: MTLFIDILIGLIAALHLYFLYFEMFAWETIGKKTFKSLPPELFPKTKGLAANQGLYNGFLVAGLVWSLLIEDPKWSFYVAVFFLSCVLVAGVFGALTASKKIFWVQGLPALIALVLLHLK; this comes from the coding sequence ATGACACTTTTCATAGACATTTTGATCGGGCTAATTGCCGCTCTTCATTTGTATTTTCTCTACTTCGAAATGTTTGCCTGGGAAACCATCGGGAAAAAAACTTTTAAATCCTTACCTCCGGAATTATTCCCTAAAACAAAAGGATTGGCTGCCAACCAAGGATTATACAATGGTTTTTTGGTGGCCGGATTAGTGTGGTCATTGCTAATTGAAGATCCAAAATGGTCTTTTTATGTTGCAGTCTTTTTTCTAAGCTGCGTATTGGTAGCAGGAGTTTTCGGAGCCCTAACTGCCAGTAAAAAAATCTTCTGGGTTCAAGGATTACCTGCGTTAATTGCGTTGGTATTGTTGCATTTGAAATGA
- a CDS encoding type II toxin-antitoxin system RelE/ParE family toxin, with product MKIVWSERSLKDLDFIFEFYVFSASINVAQKITGKLIEKVKILTSYPEIGVVENLDFDVPFEYRYIIEGNYKIIYRIVEQKAILIARVFDTRMDPKKKTV from the coding sequence ATGAAAATTGTCTGGTCTGAAAGATCATTAAAAGACCTTGACTTTATTTTTGAATTTTATGTTTTCTCTGCCTCAATAAATGTAGCACAGAAGATAACAGGTAAGCTGATTGAGAAAGTTAAAATTTTGACATCATATCCTGAAATTGGAGTTGTCGAAAACTTGGATTTTGATGTTCCTTTTGAATACAGGTATATCATAGAAGGAAATTACAAGATCATTTATCGTATCGTTGAACAAAAAGCTATTTTAATAGCACGAGTTTTTGATACTAGAATGGATCCAAAAAAGAAGACTGTTTAA